AAATAAATTTGTAATTTTTTGCTAATGTGACAAAGTTCATACTGAAATCAATATCAGACTTTTTCTAGAGTAAATACGTTAGCTGAAACGATATCTTTAATACTTGGCACTTTAACAAACTAAAACTTTAAATCTGCCTATTTGTTCAAATCTTGTGTGTTTGTACATGAGATATACAGGTAAAGTATGTTCCTATATTATTGGAGAAGTATCAGAAGTTGACATCTTTGCACATTATGAGAGAGAAAATTGATCACTTGGTTGCATAGGCATTAGAAGTGAGATCATCTCATTCGAGCTCATAGCATTCTAGAAAAGTGTAAGTCAAAAAGTGTGGTAGACAAATTCACCTGCCTGAGCCCAACTGCTGGGTAAGATTGAGCAGCTTTTCTGAATCAGTGTTATCATAAAAAGTTGTATGTTCATGTTACATATTAGAATTTTTATAATGGCTTCATGGCTTGCTCTTTAGATATTTGTTACTAGGAATACCTAgctgttctttaaaataaaattttcacaTAGAGAAAAATATAACTACTCAAATGTTTGTGTAATatcaaaactggatttgaatTCTTGAAAGTTCAAGGTGCAATGAATGTCAAGGGGACATTTCTTTCACAGAATTTGTTACAAAATGTAAATATGTGGATGAAGCATTTGGAGTGCATGATCTGTTGCCTCTTTGGTTCAGAATGACTCAGTTTGAGTTGTTAACAGCCTTCTTATTAGTTTGATGTGGGACCACCAGGAATTCCAGGACTGTAGATTAGAAAGTTGAAAAGACATGttggaagaagtcaatggcaaacaaatgttattgctgccaagaaatctACATAGATATGCCCATGTCATCACCAAGAATGGTGTGACTGATGGCATCTTTAGCTTTTTGTAAAACAAGAAAATCCCCTTCTTGCTACTTTTGGGCACCTTTTGGGATGGTGCATTTTAGCCACACCTGCTCTCTGAaacaaattgtaattttaaaagatgtgGATATTTTTAGGGCTTAGGTCCTGAGGATTCCTGTATAAAGTTAATCCCCTATCCAGTATTTGTATAAAGCATATTAACTGTCTTCAAATTAAAATTTACTGCCCTTTCTTTGGGCTTTGTGGCAGCAGGATACTCCTTAAACCAGAAACTAGTTGAAGCCCTATTCTCAGAGTTGTCCTCTCGTCAGTAAACATGTACAGTATTTGCCTAATAAACCTGACTGATCTTTATATCTAATTGTCTTCATCTTCTCTGAGGATCAGGCTCAAGCATTACTTTGAAATGATCACTGTTCTTTCAGTTGTCTACTGTTGCTCCTATAACCGTTTATAGGTCTTTAAGGCCTGAGTCCAGGACTAAGCCTTAAGTTGAATTTTACCATACAGCTGTTAATGTAATAACATAGCTAGTAAGTCTTCTCGTTTTTAACTGTGCTGCATCTTGTCTGAATGAttaattatttttgtcttttgcttGCTGAAATGAAATTCATGTAAAGTCTTCTGCTTCATGGCTTTTTACTGTTTAAATTAGTGCTTGAAATCTTGCAGTTTTGTTATGTATTCCTGTTTGGTGGGCTGTCACTGTTCCTTTCACTGTGAGATTTTTGCGTAGATTGTTCACAAATCAAAGGAATTGTACACTGCAGTGTCTGGTTGGATTGTGTAGTTCACAGAGTTCTGCCTCCCTTCTAATTAATGTAGCACATGTCCACAACTCCATAAACCATCTTTTTAAGGGATCGCAGAATAGCTAttctgggaaaatatgtggctgtttTAAGGTGCAGACAGATATCACATGAGTGTTCCATCATGCTTTGaagcgcttttttttttttttttgccttgaagCACTGCCCAGTTCCACTGGCCCTTGCTAAGTGTCATTAAAACAAGAACAAGGGAGAACAGAGGTGGGAGGGACAGGAAGTTATATAGCTTGTTAGGGCCAATACCATGAGAAaataatatcccagaagaagcaTGGCTATTGAGTTGCAACTTGAATGGGAGCATTACTGTTTGGAAAGAATGGAACAACTTTTGATGCAACTCCTACTTGTTCtgtataaaaacaattataaatgtaGACTTCAAGAATTCTTTTCAAAGTTCataaaatctgtattttctttcttcagagCAGAGCTCCCATTTCTGCAAAACTTGTTGCCAACATGTTATCAGTTGCTGGAGCAGACCACATTATCACCATGGATTTGCATGCTTCCCAGATACAGGTAATTGAGTCTGAGACAGGGAGGGAACACTTATACGTATGTACCTCATGGACATCTTCATGTAGTTTTCAGTGTTATGATATACTATATACCAcaaagattatagaaagaagacacATGGCACTGCAGGACATTGTCAttctcaacagaaaaacaaattggATATTAGGACACTAATGAACAGAAccagcaaaaggaagcaaagcAAGCCAAAAGAAATTCAATGTTTCTGTAGTGTCCTTTAAATAACACATAAAGAGAAATAACTGGAGCAAGACAAATATCAGAGTGACCAAAGAAGAAATATGAACAGACTACAGACCTTCCATACAATTGACAGGATGGACAAGAAAAGCATTTGCCTAAGAATCAGGATGCGGATGGTGGGCAAGTGTCAAGCCCCGCGTAGCTAGGAAACCCAAGAATTGAAAAGCACATGAATTTCAGAAAGCTTTCAGTGCTAATCAGGGGTAAAAATATAATCTTGAAAACGGCAAATGCATTCCCAGGTAAACGTATAGCAAGCAAATGAAATTGGAGTCTCTTCAAAACCTTTCCTTTGCAGGGTCCCCACATCTGGCCATGCTGCCCTCTTCTCTACTCTCTGAACTCCTGTGCCTCCTTCCCACAGTTCTTCATACTACTATTCTGCAAATGCTGCCTTCTAATAAGGATAAAGTCCCAAGAATTTAGGGAGCATATAAAATAAATTCCCCGTGTTGGGACAGTTTCAGTGGGCAAACTGGATGATCCATAAAATGCAAGATAAAAGAAAAGGGATGCTgtgttaaaaaataaacacagggGCCAAATCACAAAATAGCCCTGGAGAACGAACACTTACAAAGCAGAGCCCCTTACCTATAATCTCTTAGCTCAGCTGAAATAGATTGTAGGTCAGTACTTAGTACCAGTAAATTGGTATTTCCTTTTAAACCTTTTTGTTGTAAAATGTATCTCTGTGGAAGATCTGTGTGCTTGTTTCATTTCCTTAAATGATTGGGCACAACTAGTTAGATGTTACATTTCAGTCATCATTGTAGCAATGATTTAACACACCTTTGCACATATGTCTAAAAGCTTACTttttgaaaaactaaaaaaaggcaAAGCTACATCTTGCCCTGCATGTTGCCTAGAAAACACTACAGGAAAGTGTACATCATCCTCTCTTTCTTCTGCTTGATCTTTTAATGAGGCCAGATGAAGATAGCTGTTCACATAATTCAAAATATGACTGCTTCTGTTCTTGTAATATCTAGGGCTTCTTTGATATCCCTGTGgacaacctgtacgcagaaccaGCTGTGTTGCAGTGGATCAAAGAAAATATTGTGGACTGGAGAAACTGTGTCATTGTGTCTCCTGATGCAGGTGGAGCAAAAAGGTCACTGCAGTTATTGTGTGTTTATAAGCATTCGTTCTAAAACGGAGAAAATGTTTTGGCTTTCAGTGTTTGACTGAGTTGTAGCAAACAAACTGTATGTGATGAGGCTCAGGGTACTTTGGATTCCagggcaaaaaggtgctttgcagtAATATGGGTGCTCACCTGACACCTCTCTGCAACTCCTAAAGTAGCTACATCATATTTGTTTGTCTGCCTTTGGTGGTTGCAGCACAATGCCAGAAAAAGATGTGTGTGATTTTAAATGCTACATTAGATGCTACATTGATACCCCCATtcattccaaagcacctttttgtcttGGAAGCCAACGGGTTGCATAGTATATCTATATTTTGCCTTGTGTTTCAGAAAGCAGTCTTGAGCACTAGACTGGCAACTTTGGAAAGCTTTAAGCTATAAAGATTATTTGAACTCTTCACTTTGACCTTACTAGTTAagtcctttgggggaaaaaaggggattATTTTTCTGATACATAACACTGAGAGCCTTTTCGGGGGTATATTTAACTCTGGAACTTGGTACCTTGGAAGGCCAAGTTGGCACTCCCTCTGTTCATTCTTTTGCCATGGGGTTAAGACCTTCTTTCTTACAAAAGCATTCCCATTTCTGTCTGTATAAAAAATTTCCAATTCAAAATGGAATCATTCTGACCCTACTGGTAGTGCTCTAAGCTTGAACCAATCTGTTCTGGGTTTGAAACACTTCTGGTAAGATCAGAAGAgatgtttcaaatttgaaatattgtgTTATGCCACTATGTAGGGAGTGTAAAAGTAGAGTTTCCTTGCCTTAGAATTATATGTTTCCTCAGGGCTGGATTTTTAAATCAAGATTGTCGTCATTATGCTAAATAGGTAAAACAAGAGGGTCAGACAGAAATAGCAAACTTGCAAAATATTAGTCATGGACATatagttgtaatcgaaattattcaacccccattgcaaatcaggttgattgttaAAATgtgcagactttcagctgtttgcaatgaataaatcaaacaaaagcaattgaaatagctcaacccaacaaatgcttcaagtggtgtccccaaagtcaactgaaaatgcaactcatCATGACTTccccagtctcaaaattattcaaccccttcatggcaagcatcttcagtacttagtagagcacccttttgctgttatgacctgctgcaaacaagatgcatagccagacaccagcttctggcagcgttcctgaggaatcgtagcaattcctcatgagcaatggcctccagttcagtaaacTTCTTGGGTGtgcatgctgcaaccgccttcttcaaatcccaccagagattttctatggggttcaaatcaGGTGACTATGATGGCAACTGTAGAACCTTCcaggacttctgcatccaagccttggTGGAATtggaggtatgcttgggatcattgtcccgTTGGAAGGTCCAGTGATGCCCAAGCTCAatttccttacagacggcatgacgttttctcctaggattccCTGATACTTAAGTGAATCCATCTtgcgtccacacgctgcaggtttccagtgtcagaggatgcaaagcagccccagagcatcaccgaaccaccaccatgcttaactgttggcagagtgttcctttcagtgtatgcttcattcttcttcctccagacataccactgatccatcgGACTGAAGAGTTCCAGTTTtatttcattgctccacagaacagaatcccaaaacttctgtggcttattgataCGATTTTGAGCATAtcggagccgacttttcttgtgcttttgggtcaatACTGGTGTACTTCTTGGAGTTCTGgtatggaaaccttctgtgtttagtacgctgaaaagaacactgcctacagttaagcatggtggtggtgataggtaggtagataattaCCAGAGgtcactgtttttaattttgtgtatATGGatagacacacatgcacagaagcacagaaaagatttgtttaaaaagcacttgaaaacaaaaatgtttactTAAAAATATCCACTGATTTGTTTAGAGACTTTTGGCAATTATAAAATAACTATGACTTGTCAGgatgtaaaattttaaaagtgAGGCAGTTTATTCTGATGTGTCAATGGGACTGAACAAATAACTGAAATATGAGCATCCAGCACACATACTAGGCATTTAGTGTATAAAGAATTTAGAGAACTCTAGTATTACTTTCAGACGTTGGTTACATGCAATATTTAAAACTATTTGTTCTCTCATCTTTTTCTCTCTAACACACTATAGGGTCACCTCAATTGCAGACAGGCTTAATGTTGAATTTGCCCTAATtcacaaagaaaggaagaaagccaaTGAGGTAGACCGAATGGTCTTGGTTGGAGATGTGACTGATCGTGTAGCAATTCTTGTGGATGATATGGCCGACACCTGTGGCACAATATGTCATGCAGCTGACAAGTAAGTAAATCCTGAGGAGTTTAGATTATTTTCTGAAGATGatgggcaaaagaaagcaaatatagtGAAAGGGTTTCTTGTAAAAGGACAATGAGTTCTAATTTAGGAAAAGTGGATTGTGTGTGCACAAAATTTTAGAtgtgcattttgatttttttctgtccATCAAAAGGATGCTTCCAAAAAGTTAAGGCAACTCATAGAACAAAATAATTATAGAATCTTCGTAAAATTGAGCTTTCCCAGGTGAAAATCAACTTTGACTTGTCAAGCCATGTGATAGTCTGTCACTGCATAGGGTCATCACACCTTTGCAATGCCCACATAGTCACGCAGTGAAATTATTTTCATGAAGTATATTGAGAACTTTTAGTGACTCTGAAGATGCTCCAGTATAGGGACCACTTTTCAAGAAGGCTCCAAATATAAGAACAGAATATAAAAGAAGAGTATGGACCATGGTTTATTAAGGGTCCTTCACTTTATTTCATACTAATACAACAGCTTTAATGTTCACTTGAATATGTATGGCAGTGGGGAGCATAGTATAGACTGCCTTTCAACGCTTCCAAGTCCCTAAAGGAATGTTCTATCTGGTGGTTCTATCTGCCAGAACAAAAGCGTGCATGTTTTTTACTACCTTAATTTTTTCTGGTAAATATTGGAGGTAAttaaatttgccattgcctgaaaTCTAACAATTGGCTGATGTTTGTAGAAACACTTTTTCCTATCCTATGTGTTTAACAGGCTGGTTTCCGCAGGGGCAACTAAAGTTTATGCAATTCTCACTCATGGGATCTTCTCTGGCCCTGCTATTTCTCGGATCAATAATGCTGCATTTGAAGCTGTTGTTGTAACTAACACAATTCcacaggaagaaaaaatgaaacattGTCCTAAGATCCAGGTATTTACCATATCCTTTTACTACCTTGTATGCAGTTTCATTTGAACTTCACAGCACACAGGAGAAAGCTACTGATTGGGAATTCTATTTACTGACGTTAGGCTAAAGATGCTTTACAGCAAGACAAGAGGATGTGAACCACACACCTTCTGTGGCTTTTACCTGAAAAAATAGGAACTGCCACATTTAATGTTCGGTATGAGGAGCACCTTTGTTAACACAGTGGCAGTGgcagttattattttttcttgaaaatatcTTGAAGCAGTATCCAATAAAAGGTTGCAGACCAAAACAAACTAATGATCTTACTCATGTAAGGCCTTGGAAATATTTTCAAGAATAACtagtaattaaaatacaataaaacaatattcttaaataaaaaatatatcagtAAATGACAACTTGCTTAAAAGAATTAATGGCACAGGGTTAGTTCAGTGAAATACAGTAAGGGGATTTTGGGAAAATAGCTTTTGGTGTCATAAGAAAGTAGCAttctgctgccctctagtggcctGGCTGGGTCTTTGCTTTTATGCATTTTTTCCTCTTGTGTTAAAGACAGTTTTCACTCTGTAAAATAGTTTGCACTGAAAGGTGTTTTCTGCTcacagtatatattttataagAGCTGGTGCAGACACATGCAAGTTAAATATTTACCTCTTAATTTATTTGTAAACTTGTTTCCAGCTTTGCCCATGTGGATCTCAGAGGGCACATTAGGTggcaaccaacaccttgaattgtacccggaagcTCACCAGTAATCATTGCAGCTCATGGACCTGTGGTGGGCAAAGATATAAATGCCCATAACTACCACATAACATGTGGCTGaattttggaccagttgtagcttctgagcgatcttcaagggtagccttatgtagagcacattgcagtaatccaaatgagagGTTACCAAAGCATGAGTGCCTGTGAATAGGGTCTCCTGATCCAGACAGGAACACAATTGGCACACAGGATGGTTTTACACAAAggcccacctggcaaaggctgccacctgcttgtTGCACAGGAGCTAGGAGTCCAAGAGGGCCTCCGAATTACAAACAAATTGTACTTGGGGCACTGCCATCCTTTCAAGAACTACAGATGATAAATCACAGTGACCAGTAGGTCCTTcaaaccactcagtcttgctaaggcttctttcccatccagccccttacagcctccaggcactgggataaggaCCTCCACAGCATTGCTTGTTCAACCAAGGGTCGAGATGTAAagctggtatcatcagcatactgatgatacctgacccatGCCGATGGATTACCTTGCTCAGCAGCCTCATGTAAACATTGAATAAAAGTGGGGAGCATGCCAAGCCCCGTGGGAGCCcacaaagcaaaggtgttatgccAAATCTCTCCCCACCTACCAGCATTAATTGGaaccagccccagaggaaggaggagaaccactgcaaaacaatgcATTCTACTCCCAACCCCAGAGATGGTCCAAAAGAACACTATAATTGATAGTATTGGAGGCAGCTGAGAGTTCAGGCAGGACCAGGAAATTTGTACCACCTCTGTCTTGGTCTTGCCATAAGGGTGATCAGTGCCAAGTGATTTATGCACATACTATATAAAGCTTGCTTAATATTTTACACACAAATAGGCTACTTTTTTCTCACTCAtgattctttggctttctttccTTGTCACATGAGACTGCTTGTTACTGTTTTTTGATGTAGCAATCAGGTAGGAATGAACCCTTATGTGTGGATTATGGGATTTATAATAAGCTGTTGCCTTTTCTTctaggttattgatatttctatGATTCTGGCTGAGGCAATCAGAAGAACACACAATGGTGAATCTGTGTCCTACCTGTTCAGCCATGTCCCCCTATAATTTCAAGTCAACATTGTTCTACATTTAGGAGCCCTACAACGAAGAACCCAACTCAATATTAAGATAATTAATATCTTGGAAAGCTTTAGGTTGACTCTGCATTTCCTACTTCTACTATGGACAATAAGTAAAATGGCAACATCATTTTCATTGATTGCAAATTTACACACTTTGTGCATTAAAAGTAGTAGTTGCCATGATTTATTTAGATGAGTAAATATCACATGAAAAATAACATGACATTTTCAAAAGCCACAGTTGCCTAAGGAGTTTGCATTTACAACATAATGCTATATCTGTTTATAGTCTTCAGACATTTAGATAA
The Candoia aspera isolate rCanAsp1 chromosome 5, rCanAsp1.hap2, whole genome shotgun sequence genome window above contains:
- the PRPS2 gene encoding ribose-phosphate pyrophosphokinase 2 isoform X2; translated protein: MPNIVLFSGSSHQDLSQRVADRLGLDLGKVVTKKFSNQETSVEIGESVRGEDVYIVQSGCGEINDNLMELLIMINACKIASSSRVTAVIPCFPYARQDKKDKSRAPISAKLVANMLSVAGADHIITMDLHASQIQGFFDIPVDNLYAEPAVLQWIKENIVDWRNCVIVSPDAGGAKRVTSIADRLNVEFALIHKERKKANEVDRMVLVGDVTDRVAILVDDMADTCGTICHAADKLVSAGATKVYAILTHGIFSGPAISRINNAAFEAVVVTNTIPQEEKMKHCPKIQVIDISMILAEAIRRTHNGESVSYLFSHVPL
- the PRPS2 gene encoding ribose-phosphate pyrophosphokinase 2 isoform X1, with product MPNIVLFSGSSHQDLSQRVADRLGLDLGKVVTKKFSNQETSVEIGESVRGEDVYIVQSGCGEINDNLMELLIMINACKIASSSRVTAVIPCFPYARQDKKDKDQGRWSRAPISAKLVANMLSVAGADHIITMDLHASQIQGFFDIPVDNLYAEPAVLQWIKENIVDWRNCVIVSPDAGGAKRVTSIADRLNVEFALIHKERKKANEVDRMVLVGDVTDRVAILVDDMADTCGTICHAADKLVSAGATKVYAILTHGIFSGPAISRINNAAFEAVVVTNTIPQEEKMKHCPKIQVIDISMILAEAIRRTHNGESVSYLFSHVPL